The Corvus hawaiiensis isolate bCorHaw1 chromosome 2, bCorHaw1.pri.cur, whole genome shotgun sequence genome includes a window with the following:
- the TRIM45 gene encoding tripartite motif-containing protein 45 codes for MSGPRCPQCAQPWVSPRLLPCLHSLCEPCLRRLGPPEGPPGAARPVLCPVCDAEVSLPAGGVGQLPPDCLAGSRAGAAAGCDLCADGAAAGRCLTCGVRLCRFCCRAHRRQKKTASHAVTELENNKDCSQAGKPLLCPSHPTEELRLFCEQCDQPVCRDCVLGKHRQHPCDFTSNVIQRHGDALRELLKSSQQHMDTLEDVLSQVDEMGSAVRSRAEAVAAEICQFARGYVKAIEEHRDRLLKQLEDLKVQKENLLHLQKAQLQQLLLDLRTGVEFTEHLLMSGSDVEILVTKGVVSSRLAKLNSIAYSTHPSVDDRIQFSSHEKAGQCCGYEVFGAILKVVDPARCALHGEGLHSARQNQLSGFTLLCKDTTGERMGRGGEAVQVTFTHKDKRDCALKPTVCDNGDGTYCISYSPEEPGLYAVCVCVKGQHVQGSPFTLMVKHKFREHQGVFHCCTFCSSGGQKAARCACGGTMPGGYQGCGHGHKGHPGCHHWSCCGQVKESSECLCAPPSDTSQRSLLRTVAL; via the exons ATGTCGGGGCCGCGCTGCCCGCAGTGCGCCCAGCCCTGGGTGTCGCCGcggctgctgccctgcctgcactcGCTGTGCGAGCCCTGCCTGCGGCGCCTCGGGCCGCCGGAGGGGCCGCCGGGCGCCGCCCGCCCCGTCCTGTGCCCGGTGTGCGACGCCGAGGTGTCGCTGCCGGCCGGCGGCGTGGGCCAGCTCCCCCCCGACTGTCTGGCCGGGagccgcgccggggccgcggccgggtGCGACCTCTGCGCTGACGGGGCGGCGGCCGGGCGGTGCCTGACCTGCGGCGTCCGCCTCTGCCGCTTCTGCTGCCGGGCGCACAG GAGACAGAAGAAGACGGCCTCCCATGCTGTGACAGAGCTGGAGAACAACAAGgactgcagccaggctgggaagcCTCTCCTGTGCCCCTCCCATCCCACAGAGGAGCTCAGGCTGTTCTGTGAGCAGTGTGACCAGCCCGTGTGCCGGGACTGCGTTCTGGGCAAACACCGTCAGCACCCCTGTGACTTCACCAGCAATGTCATCCAGAGGCACGGGGACGCCCTGCGGGAGCTGCTGaagagcagccagcagcacatggACACCCTGGAGGATGTGCTGAGCCAGGTCGATGAGATGGGCAGTGCGGTCCGCAGTCGCGCAGAGGCTGTGGCCGCAGAGATCTGCCAGTTTGCCAGGGGCTACGTGAAAGCGATTGAAGAGCACCGGGACCGGCtgctgaagcagctggaggACTTGAAGGTGCAGAAGGAAAACCTGCTGCACTTGCAGAaggcccagctgcagcagctgctgctggacttGAGGACAGGCGTGGAGTTCACAGAGCACTTGCTGATGAGCGGCTCAGATGTGGAGATCCTTGTCACCAAAGGGGTGGTGTCCAGCCGTCTGGCAAAGCTCAACAGCATTGCTTACAGCACCCACCCCAGTGTGGACGACAGGATCCAGTTCTCCTCTCATGAGAAGGCAGGGCAGTGTTGTGGCTATGAAGTTTTTGGGGCCATTCTCAAAGTGGTTGATCCGGCCAGATGTGCCCTGCATGGGGAAG gtctcCACAGTGCCCGTCAGAACCAGCTGAGTGGCTTTACCCTGCTGTGCAAGGACACCACGGGGGAGCGCATGGGGCggggaggagaggctgtgcAGGTCACCTTCACCCACAAGGACAAGAGAGACTG TGCACTCAAGCCAACAGTATGTGATAATGGTGACGGGACCTACTGTATTTCCTACAGCCCTGAGGAGCCAGGCTTGTATGCTGTCTGCGTCTGTGTGAAAGGGCAACATGTGCAG GGCTCTCCCTTCACTCTGATGGTGAAGCACAAGTTCCGTGAGCACCAGGGGGTGTTTCACTGCTGCACATTCTGCTCCAGTGGAGGCCAGAAAGCCGCTCGCTGTGCCTGTGGTGGGACCATGCCAG GTGGGTACCAAGGCTGTGGCCATGGACACAAAGGTCACCCTGGCTGCCACCACTGGTCATGCTGTGGACAAGTGAAGGAGAGCTCAGAGTGTTTGTGCGCGCCACCCAGCGACACCTCCCAAAGGAGTTTGCTCAGGACAGTGGCACTCTGA
- the CTC1 gene encoding CST complex subunit CTC1 isoform X3, which yields MQSTLPRTYLILVGYLTDERQGNKEKLVDGYLYVKDNTGIIPCELLHFELEWLESLFVFPSWSYIPQTNQRAAGYLEILVDPVPVGAPKEVLHSISITSPVSAEPLLISRIPCKKRSKLTLAGELTRLGPLLRVHHKTFFFLFLKCFSSAACVPVLVQKPSQLVWHHVFQLGHRYTITGLSKSSLKKSGQTMFVTSVSSCLLPYCAEWVREQPLKSAWQGESTQSSFLETAEELSRSLELGAAEETPRSTKESKIISYVGFVTKILNVQAGLFLLDNQVCLCLAYQPLLNFAQGLRPGACVELIDVHLLQKPLVSFPFTVLGACLSSMVVLKSFSRLSTPYQPLASSGNLCLQLLFRFNLGMPLYLWLVSLLEMFEERFSCFFGHRRLCSSAHRNPGAAEKFLVPLLQAMVPDSEEARDIYNEILAKIHQCPLQKYLTLNPPCQAPSLSTVCRVAEQRSWEGFSPSQLLSPLEAQHMGTQELNRRLAWSYCTLSAGSFQPQLILLGVLRVSSRTSSLQLQDKSSTLPCVISHKDGSPFAQTALIGSLLQVENYQLVVERFLKTDFPSWEHLENLKHVREKKTSVYVQFYFEDVQVLHAAEGQIQKGLRSGNSSSLRKKTDGSTRLETPEAKMLKLEDPKADTGRDENCQGGQGSTRTTSCVSHLFLVTQKEGLMSRNYQPPGEEDKEAQLKELQRSFQATVLWLGRPCLWDHPREIGNLPELEETGCNGEEGVTQQEALLLFMGKSLRWFPFLHVDGLYRFIVPCCSDLEVFDKLCFPPVPATFPNRPSCPLCLPVQDSWYLQHETWISCLPECQLTAVSVLTGMDQRTSSIPEVLSSSFTGSLVSFCGEVMERTLCASPKNEKPPVTVGLPKQKETLLSRDHSVKLSVSAAPGSPVVMDVYITATYLQHLWGLLPGAKILFQNLERKISRFHNVYCTYIASSCVSIVSLPASHVPFPSSPAGEASSPSLVFLSSLRSQLQNLLQARILCHLSCVLTVCLQWVCSLCSCIFKEGRCTRHNPPCPSQTGVRQASARVLVEDGTGEAVVLCRNEHVAAVLGLSLLEWEAVQNCVQSRGSVCIQHGEAPGTGCLEEPEDLVACYLRSLCRSPLICRPILLDFSLDRKPSKILQPAPLQLRNFRCGEVEFVSQVGPRPSLLCLKVEEVGQDALRYLNSQRMRRTSSSC from the exons CTCTTGCACTTTGAACTGGAGTGGCTGGAGTCactgtttgtcttcccaagctGGTCATACATACCACAGACCaaccagagagcagcagggtaCTTGGAAATCCTGGTGGATCCAGTGCCAGTAGGTGCCCCTAAGGAAGTACTTCACAGCATTTCAATCACCTCCCCAGTGTCAGCTGAGCCACTGCTCATCTCCAG GATTCCATGTAAGAAAAGATCAAAGCTTACTCTAGCAGGGGAATTAACCAGACTCGGGCCTCTCCTTCGTGTTCACCACAAGacattcttctttctgtttctgaagtgcttttcctcagctgcttgtgtccctgtgctggtgcAA AAACCGAGCCAGCTGGTGTGGCATCATGTCTTCCAGCTGGGTCACAGGTACACAATAACTGGCCTGAGTAAGTCTAGCCTGAAGAAATCTGGACAAACGATGTTTGTCACCAGTGTGTCTTCCTGCCTTCTGCCCTACTGTGCAGAGTGGGTGAGGGAGCAGCCACTGAAAAGTGCTTGGCAAGGAGAATCCACTCAGTCTTCTTTCCTTGAGACTGCTGAGGAGCTCAGTCGCTCCTTGGAGCTGGGCGCTGCAGAGGAGACGCCAAGATCAACCAAGGAGTCCAAGATCATCTCCTATGTG GGCTTTGTCACCAAAATACTCAATGTCCAAGCTGGTCTCTTTTTACTGGATAACCAAGTCTGCTTGTGCCTTGCTTACCAGCCACTGCTGAACTTTGCACAGGGACTCCGACCGGGAGCGTGCGTGGAG CTCATCGATGTCCACCTCCTGCAGAAGCCTCTGGTGTCCTTCCCTTTCACTGTCCTTGGTGCTTGCCTGAGCAGCATGGTTGTGCTGAAGAGTTTTTCAAGGCTCAGCACCCCCTACCAGCCACTGGCCTCTTCAGGAAATCTCTGCTTACAGCTGCTCTTCCGCTTCAATCTTGGAATGCCACTTTACCTCTGGCTGGTGAGCCTCCTGGAGATGTTTGAGGAGAG gttttcttgtttctttgggCACCGTCGACTGTGTAGCTCTGCACACCGAaaccctggagctgctgaaaaGTTCCTTGTCCCCCTTCTGCAAGCTATGGTGCCAGACAGCGAGGAAGCAAGAGATATTTATAATGAAATTCTAGCAAAAATACACCAGTGTCCCCTGCAGAAA TATTTGACACTGAACCCTCCGTGCCAGGCCCCATCTCTGTCTACAGTTTGCCGTGTGGCAGaacagaggagctgggaaggctTCAGTCCATCACAGTTGCTTTCCCCCTTGGAGGCACAGCATATGGGCACCCAGGAGCTGAATCGCAGACTGGCCTGGTCCTACTGCACACTCTCAGCAGGAAgtttccagccccagctg ATACTTCTGGGTGTGCTGAGGGTCTCCTCCAGGACCAGttccctccagctgcaggacaaGAGCAGCACGCTTCCCTGTGTGATCTCCCATAAGGATGGTAGCCCCTTTGCCCAGACAGCTCTCATAG GATCACTCTTGCAGGTGGAAAACTACCAGCTTGTAGTGGAGAGATTCCTTAAGACTGATTTTCCctcctgggaacacctggaaaATCTGAAGcatgtgagagagaaaaaaactag TGTCTATGTGCAGTTCTACTTTGAGGATGTTCAGGTTCTCCATGCTGCTGAAGGACAAATCCAGAAAGGCCTTAGGAGTGGAAACAGCTCCTCTTTGAGGAAGAAGACAGATGGCAGCACAAGGCTGGAAACCCCAGAggcaaaaatgctgaaattggAGGATCCCAAGGCAGATACTGGCAGAGATGAGAACTGTCAGGGGGGCCAGGGCAGCACCAGAACAACGAGCTGTGTATCTCACCTGTTCTTGGTTACCCAGAAAGAGGGCCTCATGTCGCGCAATTACCAACCGCCCGGAGAAGAAGATAAAGAAGCACAGCTAAAGGAGCTGCAGCGCAGTTTCCAAGCCACAGTGCTGTGGCTGGGCAGACCATGTCTCTGGGACCACCCCAGAGAAATTGGGAATCTACcagagctggaggagactgGCTGTAATGGAGAAGAGGGCGTGACACAGCAAGAA GCACTGCTACTCTTCATGGGAAAGTCTCTGCGATGGTTTCCATTCCTGCATGTGGATGGACTGTATCGCTTCATTGTGCCCTGCTGCTCG GACTTGGAAGTGTTTGACAAGCTCTGTTTTCCACCTGTGCCAGCAACATTCCCGAACAGGCCATCCTGCCCCCTGTGCCTGCCTGTCCAAGATAGCTGGTACTTACAGCATGAGACCTGGATCTCCTGTCTGCCTGAGTGCCAG CTGACAGCTGTGTCAGTGCTGACAGGCATGGACCAGAGGACTTCCTCCATTCCAGAAGTCCTTAGCAGCAG TTTCACAGGTTCCCTTGTTTCTTTCTGTGGTGAGGTCATGGAGAGGACCTTGTGTGCCTCTCCCAAGAATGAGAAGCCACCTGTGACTGTTGGCCTTCCAAAGCAGAAAG AGACTCTGCTGTCCAGGGATCACAGTGTGAAGCTCAGTgtctcagctgctccaggctctcctGTTGTGATGGACGTTTACATTACTGCCACCTacctgcagcatctctggggTTTGCTACCTGGAGCCAAGATCCTCTTCCAGAATTTGGAACGCAAGATCTCAAG ATTCCATAATGTTTATTGCACATACATTGCCTCCAGCTGTGTGAGCATCGTATCTCTGCCAGCTTCTCACGTACCTTTTCCTTCTAG TCCTGCAGGAGAAGCCTCATCCCCCTCACTAGTATTTCTATCCAGTTTGAGATCTCAGCTGCAAAACCTGCTCCAGGCCCGGATTTTATGCCACTTGTCCTGTGTATTGACTGTGTGCCTGCAGTGGGTTTGCTCACTTTGCAGCTGCATCTTCAAGGAG GGGAGATGCACCCGACACAATCCTCCCTGTCCATCACAAACAGGAGTGAGGCAAGCCAGTGCACG GGTGCTGGTGGAGGACGGAACAGGTGAAgctgtggtgctgtgcaggAATGAACatgtggcagcagtgctgggcctgAGCCTTCTCGAGTGGGAAGCTGTGCAGAActgtgtgcagagcaggggcagcgtGTGCATTCAGCATGGGGaagctcctggcacaggg TGTCTAGAAGAACCTGAGGATCTCGTTGCTTGCTACCTAAGGAGTCTGTGCAGGAGTCCTCTCATATGTCGCCCTATCCTGTTGGATTTCAGTCTCGACAGGAAGCCCTCCAAGATCCTGCAGCCTG ctcccctgcAGCTGCGGAATTTTCGCTGTGGTGAAGTGGAGTTCGTGTCACAAGTGGGGCCTCGTCcgagcctgctgtgcctcaagGTGGAGGAAGTGGGACAAGATGCCTTACGCTACCTGAACAGccagaggatgaggaggacaTCCAGTTCCTGCTGA
- the VTCN1 gene encoding V-set domain-containing T-cell activation inhibitor 1, with translation MACEAGGLRGNVVLPFFPNSMTTVIIILAAVIALIIGFGVSGKHSISVTALTSAGNIGQRSILGCTFEPDIRMDSIAIQWAKEGVAGLVHEFKGGKDHLQEQDPLFQGRTAMFADQVIGGNASLELRDVQLSDAGTYRCSVITARGSGAAVLRYRTGAFSIPMVQVESSGRGDTLQCTAPRWFPRPAVCWTAYGDTGEHLPHAANTSYELNPENITVRVVSLLHNVTANATYTCMIENSIAKAMGNIRVTDFSITKVTNLQLVNLNAESVSSSFPAYHWMLLLSLYLLSI, from the exons ATGGCCTGTGAAGCAGGTGGGCTGCGTGGTAATGTTgtccttccctttttccccaaCAGCATGACTACAGTCATTATCATCCTGGCTGCAGTGATTGCCCTGATCATTGGTTTTGGTGTCTCAG GAAAACACTCCATCAGTGTGACAGCGCTGACGTCTGCAGGGAACATTGGCCAGCgcagcatcctgggctgcactttcGAGCCCGACATCCGGATGGACAGCATAGCAATCCAGTGGGCCAAGGAGGGGGTGGCTGGGCTGGTTCACGAGTTTAAAGGTGGAAAGGATCACCTGCAAGAGCAAGATCCATTGTTTCAGGGCCGCACAGCCATGTTTGCAGACCAGGTGATCGGTGGGAATGCTTCCCTGGAGCTGAGGGATGTGCAACTCTCCGATGCTGGCACCTACCGGTGCTCGGTCATCACGGCCAGAGGGAGCGGGGCAGCGGTGCTGCGGTACAGGACAGGAG CCTTCAGCATCCCCATGGTGCAGGTGGAGAGCAGCGGCCGTGGGGACACGCTGCAGTGCACAGCCCCGCGCTGGTTCCCTCGCCCTGCCGTGTGCTGGACGGCCTACGGTGACACCGGGGAACACCTGCCCCACGCTGCCAACACCAGCTATGAGCTGAACCCTGAAAAcatcactgtgagggtggtctCCCTCCTGCACAACGTCACTGCTAATGCCACCTACACCTGCATGATTGAAAACAGCATTGCCAAGGCTATGGGCAACATCAGAGTGACAG ATTTCAGCATTACAAAGGTGACCAACTTGCAGCTGGTGAACCTGAATGCAGAGTCAGTGTCATCCTCATTTCCGGCCTATCACTGGATGCTTCTGCTTTCCTTGTACCTGCTGTCAATATAA